In Podospora pseudocomata strain CBS 415.72m chromosome 4, whole genome shotgun sequence, the genomic stretch GAGCAAGTGTCCTCACATACTCGACAAACATGGGCATCTATACAGCTGATTCAACCAGTTCTGTAGTCTCAAAGTACATCCGAACACCCGGGAGGGGTTTCCTATTTTTAGCCCTCGCCAATGATTATACACGGAACGGCAATCTCACGATTTTGCGGCTACCAATCCCTCCCGGTCCTCAATATCGAGCCTCGGGGTTGGGTGGACAAGTATTCCTGCGAGGACGTTCACCAGAGGCGTCATCCATCGTGCTGGCCTCACCACGGAGAGCTTTTCCGTTTGGACAATCCACACCAGAAACCCAAGGCAAGAACTGGCCGACAGCGGTACCTGCCTCCTATATCTTGAATTGGACACCACAAGTGATCTCCAGGCCCTTGCGGCCGGTAACAGACGAGCTCGGTTAGATTGTCCATATCATCATTACTCATAATGAATATTACATGACAGGAGACAAAACAAGGTCTTCTGCCAGGCGCCCCTCCGCCATGTTGCCGGACTTCACACCCAACACTCCCCAGGATATCCGGGTATGTTCAGTCCCACGCAGCGGACATATAATTGTCAGCTGGGATAGGACGGCTGCTCGCAAATAAGAGGCTATCTGCTAAGCGGGCATGTATTGCAGTCACTAGGGCTGTCTTCTAACAGGCTGAATGCAAGTCAATATGATGATCCTGCGATGCAATATGGTTCTATCTCTCACTGTTCCAAACACCCAGGTATCTGGTCCCTTGGACACAGCGGCCCTTTCCAGTATCCCTGTCGGAATGTCACCGAACTAGTTAAACGATAGGATTCGATGGCAACGAAGTTTGAGTGGTCCCAAAGGCCCGGATCAGGGCAAACGTTGATATAAGTTAACACAGCCCGAGTCCCCTTGCGTCCGCCAGGATTGTCAGCTCTCACGGCTACTGTAATCCAGCTCTGTTGTTCTAAATAAGATGGGGCAAAGCAGTTTGAAGTGTCTCTGGGCACTATTCATGTTTCTGGCTCTCAGCTTCGGTTCCGCGTGTACGAGCTACGGTGTTGACTATTCCAACGGAGGCGCATATTACATCGACGGCTCATCGAACCAATATTTCAGTTTCGTCACTTTATTTCAAGGTAGGCGGCTGCTTGGGATGAGCATGACGACCTGTAAAAGCAGACGTGCTGATGTTGCCCGGCAGGATGTGATCAAGAGTCGATCAGCCCGGTCCTCATCGGGCCAGACAACAACCAATATGCGTGTTCAGCCATCAGGACCGAGCAAGCCGGTGTACAAGTCACATCGACCTGGTAAGAAAGAACGCTGTCCAGAAAAAGAATTGCGAGTTGACTCTGTGCTAGTGGCATTCCTTTCTCGGCCATGAAGTCAGGGAACTGGAAGATTATTCTATCCGGAACCCAAGTTTCATCACAACGCACCTTCTCGGTAACAGTCGGCACGCCTGAAACTACCTGGGTCACGGTAAGAAGGGTGTGTCCAAACACATGAAGGCCATCACTTAACAAGACATCTGCAGGCGACACCAACCGTTGTTATCGGCGTTACTACTACAGCAAGAGCCTCGACTGTTTTGACTACCATTGTGCAGACTCAGACTCTGATCATCGTACCCCGAACCGTTACTGCAGCATGTAGCGGACCTACCCGGACAGTCACAAGCTACCCACAAGCACCGACGGCCACAGTCAGATCGACGGTCACCCGGACAGCAACTGATGGGCAGATAACAAGTGACTGGACCACCATAgtcacaacaacagcaaagtGCAATTATCCTACCAGTACGTTATATTCCTGATCTGGCAGGTATAAGAATGCTGAAGCGGCCATCGTGGTGTGGCGAGAGGGACGAGAGAAGGCTCCAGCGAAGACACTCTGGTTCTAATGTCACTGTGTTAGGAAAACGAGATGTAGCTGCGACTCCCGCCGCACAGGTCGCCGCAATCACATTGACATACACACAAACCACATATACAGTCACCAGGACAACTACGACAACTGTTGCTGGAAGGGTGACTACCGAAACTGGTGAGTTCATCGGCTGTCCTAAAACGCCTTCTTTCCTTCGTAATGAATGTATGCTAACCCGAAGTAAAACAGTCCTTCGAACTACGACAGCCACAGTGTAAGCACCCTTCCGTAGCAACAGCACTCTCCTCGCTCTTCTCTTCTGGCAGCTAACACTGGTCTTCTCTCCAGCACCCCTCCGCCATCAACGGCATGCGTAGGAAACGCACCTGGTTCCACTGTGACTGTTATCAGGACACAGAGCGCCGTAACCGAAACGAACGTTGTCTATTTAACGAGCCATCTGTCTGGCACTGTCTGGGTTGGGTATGTGGCTGCGTTGCTCCATTTTACTGATAGGTGCTAACACTATTCTCTTTAGCCAAACGCAATACACTACAATTTCCAACCCTGTCAGCGCTACAGCTTGTTGGAGAGCTGGTGGGTGGTATGGAAAGTAGTAGCCTACGACATCCACATGAGCACTTTAGATCCTCGTAGAGAGATCTGCAATCGCCTGACAATTGTTTGCGGGCATGTTGAAGGATTGTGAATAACATTATCCTGGCGCTTTCTGATACGCCGCAAAGGTTGGAGCATTCGATATACTTGATCATCGTACAACACTGGCCATCGGATTTTTGACGATAAATGTGTCCAAGTACTCATGCACAACACTCTTCCAGTTTCATTATGGGGAGAAGCGTTTAGTGTTAAGGGTATAAGTAAAGACTCTTCAACCAGGCCCGTGAATAACCATGTCTGTGATCATGAAGTTGACTTCAaacatcgtcatcttcatcgccttCAAGCCATATCTCATGCCCATCACCCTCGTGTACGAAGAGACTTGCCACAATCCCACCTATCGCAATTGTGCTGAGGCACCAGAATACAGCACCAACAACGCCCCGTGCCAGACCCTGCCCATGCAAAAACCCTCCTAAGAAGGGGCCCACTGTCCTTGAAAGACTCGAGACGCTCTGCCCAATGCCATGCACTGTCCCCAGTACGCTTGGATGCGGCGTACAATTATTTACCAGAATCGCCTGAGCAGGCAGTGCAAATGTCCGGCCAATGACATGGAAACAAAGCACGCCCGCGATGGCAAGCCACACAACAAAACCATCCTTGGGTGCCGGcgggggagagaaagaggggaCCAAGCTCAGATAAGGTGCGATGGAGTAGGTAAAGGGGAAAAAGAGCAGAAATAACCGCCAGCTCCGGACGGTGCCGAGCCGGGCCGAAAGCCAGGGATAGATGCCAAGCTGGAGAGCAAtaccaagaacaccaaggaTAGCCATGGCCATGCCGACTTCACGAGGATGTAGACCGAGACCTCCAGTGAATATAAACGGAAGATGCCGTTGGAAGGCGTCGGGTGATTCTGGGCCTTTGGCTGGATCGTAGACTGGGGTTGAGAGAAATACGAACCAGAGTGAGTTGAACGTGCCCACGTGAAGGGACAGAAGACAGCTAGCTGTGAACGTGGAGACTACGTTTGGCGTGAAGATGCGGCGGAAAGGGAGTCGTTGTGTGTAGCGTCGTCTGGCATATTTTGGCTTGAAAGGGGCTACATCTGAAATGGAGGACTGCTGGGAGTCTGTGCCATGGGTAAGAGGGTGGGTTTCGATATCGATGGTGGTAGGGTCTTCAGTGGAAAGGCGTGCGTACCCCCCCTGGGATCTCTTGCGAGATACCCACAGTTTTATGCTCTGTCCAATTTCCAAGCCTCTATCACGTTGGTCGGCGCAAAGGTCAAGTGTCTGTGGAGAATTAGTATTGGTGAAAGGATAATACGATGAGCTGGGTCACAGCACTCACTTCTTCGAGAAATAGCCACACAAGAAGCATAGCACAGAAGAGAAAGATTGCCGAGAGGATGTTCGGGGCAGCATACGGGAACTCATGGAAGAACCATACGTCTCCGAATAGGGATGGGTAGCTACTTGCCGGATCGGAAAGGATACCACCAAGTACTGCAGCCAGAATGTGTTAGCGAGCACTCAGAAAGTCCTGCTTGATACGTACTCGGTCCAATGATAGTCCCAATGTTGAAGGTCATTGGAAGTAGAAGAAATGCTCGCGACTGATATCTAGTCTACCGGTTAGAGCTCGCCCACCGTGCCATTTGACTGTAAGCATACTTTTTTTCCTGTACCGTTTCACTGATCCTGCAAGATAAAATGGATATTAGCGAGATGCTTTGGTTGTTAGCAGAGGCATTATCCTACATGGTTCTCAACACTCCCACGTTCCCATTGGTGATCCCGCCGAGAGACCTGAAGAAGAGGGCTTGCCAAAAGGTGGTCGAAAAGCCAAATCCGAGGCACGAGGTCACTAGACATAAATATGATGAGCCAACCTGCAACAAGGTGATGGGTTCTCGGGTCAGTCTTACTTGCCCcagcaaggccaatgagCAAGACGGTTTTGCGACCAAACCGGCGGGAATCAGCAACTCGGCCCCACATCATTGATGTCACGAACTGAGCGGCAGTGAAGCTAGCACTACATGATGCCACCGTACAAAGTCAGTCTCGTGCCACTTGCTGCctagtggtggtggtttacACATGAGGACTGGAATAGCACGAACTGCAAGATGCCTGCCTGGCTTGAAATGACAGAAACTGGCAGGCCTGTGTCAAACCATTTCAGTTGGTAAAACATATATGACTACAGTTTTATTAGCCAGGATCCAGCGATCGCTGTGATGCCGTAGAAGCCCTACCTGTAATGATGTCTGCACAAGTGGTTCACTCAACCTGGCAAGAGTGATAACGGTGAGTTGGTCTTTGCGCGGAAGGTCTCTCCAGGCGACCGTCTTCGCACCAGAAGGAGTCTGAGAGATATTGGCGTTGAGCCCCGAAGGTGTCACGCCGGGCATGATTCCAGCGATTGATacggtgctgttggtgcCGTGACTTGAAGCAGAAGACTCGGCTTGTAACTCCGAGTCGGAGAGCAACCTGGAGTTT encodes the following:
- a CDS encoding hypothetical protein (COG:S; EggNog:ENOG503NXUM) gives rise to the protein MSSNSGHGGAVETTATAPASYPTGDHQDDGPINSRLLSDSELQAESSASSHGTNSTVSIAGIMPGVTPSGLNANISQTPSGAKTVAWRDLPRKDQLTVITLARLSEPLVQTSLQSYMFYQLKWFDTGLPVSVISSQAGILQFVLFHASFTAAQFVTSMMWGRVADSRRFGRKTVLLIGLAGAMTSCLGFGFSTTFWQALFFRSLGGITNGNVGVLRTIETVQEKKYQSRAFLLLPMTFNIGTIIGPILGGILSDPASSYPSLFGDVWFFHEFPYAAPNILSAIFLFCAMLLTLDLCADQRDRGLEIGQSIKLWVSRKRSQGGYARLSTEDPTTIDIETHPLTHGTDSQQSSISDVAPFKPKYARRRYTQRLPFRRIFTPNVVSTFTASCLLSLHVGTFNSLWFVFLSTPVYDPAKGPESPDAFQRHLPFIFTGGLGLHPREVGMAMAILGVLGIALQLGIYPWLSARLGTVRSWRLFLLFFPFTYSIAPYLSLVPSFSPPPAPKDGFVVWLAIAGVLCFHVIGRTFALPAQAILVNNCTPHPSVLGTVHGIGQSVSSLSRTVGPFLGGFLHGQGLARGVVGAVFWCLSTIAIGGIVASLFVHEGDGHEIWLEGDEDDDV
- a CDS encoding hypothetical protein (EggNog:ENOG503P2D8), whose amino-acid sequence is MGQSSLKCLWALFMFLALSFGSACTSYGVDYSNGGAYYIDGSSNQYFSFVTLFQGCDQESISPVLIGPDNNQYACSAIRTEQAGVQVTSTCGIPFSAMKSGNWKIILSGTQVSSQRTFSVTVGTPETTWVTATPTVVIGVTTTARASTVLTTIVQTQTLIIVPRTVTAACSGPTRTVTSYPQAPTATVRSTVTRTATDGQITSDWTTIVTTTAKCNYPTRKRDVAATPAAQVAAITLTYTQTTYTVTRTTTTTVAGRVTTETVLRTTTATVTPPPSTACVGNAPGSTVTVIRTQSAVTETNVVYLTSHLSGTVWVGQTQYTTISNPVSATACWRAGGWYGK